The following are encoded together in the Gallaecimonas xiamenensis 3-C-1 genome:
- a CDS encoding MerR family transcriptional regulator: MSQDTMSNKSITYSISELAKEFDITTRSIRFYEDQGLITPERKGQTRIYNRQDRVRLKLTLRGKRLGFSLAEIRKLFDLYDADKSSITQLNTMLELVAEKKAALEQQMEDIKVVLMELTSAETRCRTALADINHKKKASGS, from the coding sequence ATGAGCCAAGACACCATGTCCAACAAGAGCATCACTTACAGCATCAGCGAACTGGCCAAAGAGTTCGACATCACCACCAGGTCCATTCGTTTCTACGAAGACCAGGGGCTGATAACGCCGGAGCGCAAAGGACAAACCCGTATCTACAACCGCCAGGACAGAGTGCGCTTGAAGCTGACCCTGCGCGGTAAGCGTCTGGGCTTTTCCCTGGCAGAGATCCGTAAGTTGTTCGATCTGTATGATGCCGACAAGTCCTCCATCACCCAGCTAAATACCATGCTGGAACTGGTGGCCGAGAAAAAAGCGGCCCTGGAGCAGCAGATGGAAGACATCAAAGTGGTGCTCATGGAACTGACGTCGGCAGAAACCCGCTGCCGCACCGCCTTAGCCGACATTAACCACAAGAAAAAGGCCAGCGGCAGCTAA